A single window of bacterium DNA harbors:
- a CDS encoding family 20 glycosylhydrolase — MKLLKVLCAIALCGFIAGCASMHKTTVGPQKGETWRALHLLNYNTDADLEALGNSIPALAEMGLNVLVLEVDYHFAFEKHPELRMPGSVITKEGAGKFAALCRQYNIRLIPQFQCLGHQSWTKTTFPLLIKYPQFDLTPGAFPNNEGLYCREWDMTNPDLNPIIFSLMGEIIDAFGADALHVGMDEIFLIGSDKSPSTKGKDPAKLFAKAVNDYHNFLVKQRGVEMLMWADRFIDGTKYNFGKWEASENGTAPALNMVPKDIILCPWHYEARDSYPSIQEFLIKGFRVLPASWNKVDASQKLIQYSIEQNNSKMLGHLFTTWGSDNKKPTEYPPLVEGLKVMTAR; from the coding sequence ATGAAACTGTTAAAAGTTCTCTGCGCGATTGCTCTCTGCGGATTTATCGCAGGGTGTGCATCCATGCATAAAACCACTGTCGGCCCCCAAAAGGGTGAAACATGGCGGGCGCTGCATCTGTTGAACTACAACACGGACGCTGACCTCGAAGCGCTTGGAAACAGTATTCCGGCGCTCGCGGAAATGGGGCTCAATGTCCTGGTTCTCGAGGTGGATTATCACTTCGCTTTTGAAAAACACCCGGAACTGAGAATGCCCGGCAGCGTCATCACCAAAGAAGGTGCGGGAAAGTTTGCCGCGCTCTGCAGACAATACAATATACGTCTCATACCCCAGTTTCAGTGCCTCGGGCACCAGTCATGGACAAAAACCACGTTCCCGCTCCTGATCAAGTACCCGCAGTTCGACCTCACTCCGGGCGCGTTCCCGAACAACGAGGGCCTGTACTGCCGTGAATGGGACATGACCAATCCCGACCTCAATCCCATTATTTTCAGCCTCATGGGCGAGATAATCGATGCTTTCGGAGCCGATGCGCTTCATGTCGGAATGGATGAGATTTTTCTGATAGGTTCCGACAAGTCACCTTCGACAAAAGGGAAAGACCCGGCGAAACTCTTCGCCAAGGCAGTGAACGATTACCATAACTTTCTGGTAAAACAGCGCGGAGTGGAAATGCTCATGTGGGCCGACCGCTTCATCGACGGCACCAAGTACAATTTCGGTAAATGGGAAGCATCCGAGAACGGGACGGCTCCCGCCCTCAATATGGTTCCCAAAGATATCATCCTGTGCCCGTGGCATTATGAAGCACGGGATTCATACCCTTCGATACAGGAATTCCTGATTAAAGGCTTCCGGGTTCTCCCGGCAAGCTGGAACAAGGTCGATGCCTCGCAGAAGCTCATTCAATATAGCATCGAGCAGAACAACTCAAAGATGCTCGGCCACCTGTTCACAACATGGGGAAGCGATAATAAAAAACCGACCGAATATCCCCCGCTTGTTGAGGGATTGAAAGTCATGACAGCCCGATAA
- a CDS encoding cupin domain-containing protein has protein sequence MKPSRIVIIAVLCAGAYFFASDSARTEQKGKPVYGRTDPSQYDNVPDCHKGAGTIRLKSILSHELFETNLLAVSRAEIPPRCSIGEHIHRHMEEIFIILNAPAQFTVNGRTALLPARSMVVCPRGSSHGIYNPTDQTLQWLYFAVSEVKGKGDAIDYGDDLSNAQIESPPPFEWTLLDRSLLAPAANAHKGKGTILFRRMYNKDSFKTNWEFIDHCILPPGTSIGYHQHNMIEEVYYIVSGKGRATVNDVTWDVGPGDAIPCTLHDSHGLYNNGTEDIELIVCSCAVEKGKRDTNNWGDDLSNR, from the coding sequence ATGAAACCGTCAAGGATAGTGATTATTGCCGTACTGTGTGCAGGCGCGTATTTTTTTGCATCGGACAGCGCCCGTACCGAGCAGAAGGGTAAACCGGTATACGGCCGCACCGATCCTTCTCAATATGACAATGTACCCGACTGCCACAAGGGAGCGGGAACGATCAGGCTGAAATCGATTCTCAGCCACGAGCTGTTCGAGACGAACTTACTTGCAGTATCGCGGGCTGAAATTCCCCCCAGGTGCAGCATCGGCGAGCACATCCACCGTCACATGGAGGAGATATTCATCATCCTCAACGCGCCCGCCCAGTTTACGGTGAACGGTCGAACCGCGCTTCTGCCTGCCCGCTCGATGGTTGTCTGTCCCAGGGGGTCATCGCATGGTATATACAATCCGACCGATCAGACGCTTCAATGGCTGTATTTTGCGGTGTCCGAGGTTAAAGGCAAGGGTGATGCGATCGACTATGGCGATGACCTGTCAAACGCGCAGATCGAGTCTCCGCCGCCATTCGAATGGACGCTTCTCGACAGGAGTCTCCTCGCGCCCGCCGCCAACGCGCATAAAGGCAAGGGAACGATACTCTTCCGCCGGATGTATAACAAGGATTCGTTCAAGACCAACTGGGAGTTCATCGACCACTGCATTCTCCCGCCGGGGACATCGATCGGCTACCACCAGCACAACATGATCGAGGAAGTCTATTACATCGTTTCCGGCAAAGGACGCGCCACGGTGAACGATGTGACCTGGGATGTCGGCCCCGGCGACGCGATACCCTGCACGCTCCACGATTCACACGGCCTCTACAACAACGGGACGGAAGATATCGAGCTCATCGTGTGTTCGTGCGCGGTGGAGAAGGGGAAACGTGACACGAACAACTGGGGAGATGACCTCAGTAACCGTTAG
- a CDS encoding 6-phosphogluconolactonase, which produces MDMTPVFSNDGLVRKLKSDKLNVLEYENRDLLGRSAAAAVSDLMRRVIGEKGRVRMVFASAMSQTDFLKHLSETPDLDWTKVYAFHLDDYLDFPSDHEQSFSRFLVDRLFSKVKGANFFPVNSESKDPEKECKRYTALLNEAPIDIMILGIGESGHLAFIDPPYCNFSDPETFKTTELDEQSRQQMIHDGCFNSIGEVPKRAYTMTVPACLSGLFTIIIVPTELKAKTIKAVVEGPITTEVPASILQKKGNAWLLIDKDSGSLLKK; this is translated from the coding sequence ATGGATATGACTCCCGTTTTCTCAAACGATGGACTCGTACGGAAGCTTAAAAGCGACAAGCTCAATGTGCTTGAATACGAGAACCGTGACCTCCTCGGGCGATCCGCCGCCGCTGCTGTTTCCGATCTCATGCGACGTGTCATCGGTGAGAAGGGACGGGTTCGAATGGTATTCGCATCGGCGATGTCACAGACGGATTTCCTGAAACATCTCAGCGAAACGCCCGATCTCGACTGGACGAAGGTGTATGCGTTTCATCTCGACGATTACCTGGATTTTCCCTCCGACCACGAGCAGTCTTTCAGCCGTTTTCTTGTCGACAGGCTCTTCAGCAAGGTCAAGGGCGCGAATTTTTTTCCCGTCAACAGCGAGTCGAAGGATCCCGAGAAAGAGTGCAAACGATACACGGCGCTCCTGAACGAAGCCCCCATCGACATCATGATACTCGGAATCGGCGAGAGCGGGCATCTTGCCTTTATCGACCCGCCGTACTGCAATTTCAGCGATCCCGAAACATTCAAGACAACCGAGCTCGATGAACAGAGCAGGCAGCAGATGATTCATGACGGCTGTTTCAATTCTATCGGCGAGGTGCCTAAAAGAGCCTATACCATGACCGTGCCCGCCTGCCTGAGCGGGCTCTTTACCATCATCATCGTCCCGACCGAACTCAAGGCAAAAACCATCAAAGCGGTTGTGGAAGGTCCGATAACGACTGAGGTTCCGGCGTCCATTCTCCAGAAGAAGGGTAACGCCTGGCTCCTCATCGACAAGGATTCGGGGAGTCTGCTTAAGAAGTAA
- a CDS encoding nucleotidyltransferase domain-containing protein — MNLDRDALVEFCLRWRIRELSLFGSSLRDDFGPNSDMDFLVSFKPEAPWSLWDMVTMHDELTAITGREVDLIEKEGLRNPYRRKEILSTREVIYAV; from the coding sequence GTGAATTTGGATAGAGATGCCCTGGTGGAATTCTGCCTCAGATGGCGTATAAGGGAGTTATCACTTTTCGGTTCGTCCCTTAGAGATGATTTCGGCCCGAACAGCGACATGGATTTTCTCGTCAGTTTTAAGCCAGAGGCACCCTGGAGTCTCTGGGACATGGTGACCATGCACGATGAGCTGACGGCTATAACCGGTCGTGAAGTTGACCTGATTGAAAAAGAGGGACTTCGTAATCCATATCGTCGAAAGGAGATTCTCTCTACGCGGGAAGTGATATATGCTGTCTGA
- a CDS encoding cupin domain-containing protein, with the protein MERRQMLGTLFGLGGYVLTDSTVQAAQKGKPVFGHTDPSKYTGITAAHGGAGTLPFMELLTHETFDTNFLFVHRAELPPKTGIGEHNHRHMEEMYFIFNGTAQFTVNGRTAELPGGCCVLCPLGGSHGIYNNSDETIQWLNVAVSMVKGQGDAVDYKDDLSTAKVESPPPFLWAPIDKRLLKPAAHAHGGKGSIPFKRLWWNDSFKTPWEFVDHCVLPPDTSIGYHQHNAIEEIYYLVSGHGRMTVNDVTWDVGPGDAVPCTLHDSHGLYNNGSEDILLIVNSCGSKGKGVYDVNNWGDDLSSR; encoded by the coding sequence ATGGAAAGAAGACAGATGTTGGGAACGCTGTTCGGTCTCGGCGGATATGTATTGACAGATTCGACCGTTCAGGCGGCTCAGAAGGGCAAGCCGGTATTCGGTCACACCGATCCCTCGAAGTACACAGGCATTACTGCTGCGCACGGCGGCGCGGGAACGCTTCCTTTCATGGAACTGCTCACCCATGAAACGTTCGACACCAATTTTCTCTTTGTCCACAGAGCGGAACTGCCACCGAAAACCGGTATAGGTGAGCACAACCACCGTCACATGGAAGAGATGTACTTCATCTTCAACGGCACAGCCCAGTTCACCGTAAACGGCCGCACCGCCGAGCTTCCCGGGGGCTGCTGCGTGCTGTGCCCTCTGGGCGGTTCGCATGGCATCTACAATAACTCAGACGAGACCATCCAGTGGCTCAATGTGGCGGTAAGCATGGTCAAAGGGCAAGGGGATGCCGTCGACTATAAGGACGATCTGAGCACGGCAAAGGTTGAATCTCCCCCGCCTTTCCTCTGGGCGCCCATCGACAAGAGGCTGCTCAAACCCGCCGCTCATGCTCATGGGGGTAAAGGTTCAATCCCGTTCAAGCGTCTCTGGTGGAACGATTCGTTCAAAACACCCTGGGAATTCGTGGATCATTGTGTTCTTCCCCCGGATACATCGATCGGGTATCATCAGCATAATGCCATCGAGGAAATATATTATCTCGTTTCGGGTCACGGCAGGATGACGGTGAACGATGTGACATGGGATGTCGGCCCCGGTGATGCGGTACCCTGCACGCTCCATGATTCGCACGGTCTTTACAATAACGGCAGCGAGGATATCCTGCTTATCGTGAATTCCTGTGGTTCGAAGGGTAAGGGAGTTTATGATGTCAACAACTGGGGAGATGACCTGTCTTCCAGATAG
- a CDS encoding nuclear transport factor 2 family protein: MRNLLLIVLALMLITAVSCHHQQPAQTPAPKQVDIQAIVDLLTQQQMAYAQAWSNKDFAAISEMWSHDPDITIWGPAVRDRVEGWEGPNGVKAWYESAMASMSKVDFKINGLKIKVSPDGTAAVVTYYVDNDFVDNNGKPGKMNPRVTVVKVLQDGAWKQIHGDASYSIEEVKAMK; this comes from the coding sequence ATGAGAAACCTGCTTTTAATTGTGCTCGCACTCATGCTTATAACTGCTGTCAGCTGCCATCATCAGCAACCGGCCCAGACACCGGCGCCAAAACAGGTAGACATCCAGGCGATCGTGGATTTACTTACCCAGCAGCAGATGGCGTATGCTCAGGCATGGTCAAACAAAGATTTTGCCGCCATCAGCGAAATGTGGTCGCATGATCCCGATATCACCATCTGGGGTCCCGCTGTCCGTGACCGCGTCGAGGGATGGGAGGGCCCGAATGGAGTTAAAGCCTGGTATGAATCGGCCATGGCTTCCATGTCGAAGGTCGATTTCAAGATTAACGGCCTCAAAATCAAAGTATCGCCGGACGGGACAGCCGCTGTCGTCACCTACTATGTCGATAACGATTTTGTCGACAACAACGGCAAGCCGGGCAAGATGAATCCACGTGTCACCGTCGTCAAGGTTCTTCAGGACGGCGCATGGAAGCAGATTCACGGCGACGCTTCCTACAGCATAGAGGAAGTTAAAGCGATGAAGTGA
- a CDS encoding DUF86 domain-containing protein — protein MLSEEKDKAYLWDMLDASMAIQDFIRGKTVKDYLTDRLLRGAVERYIEIIGEAARHISDELKEIHSEIPWRSIIGQRNILIHEYGEVRHEMVWNVAKYNIPDLITAIRAIMPAETEGG, from the coding sequence ATGCTGTCTGAAGAGAAAGACAAGGCCTATCTTTGGGACATGCTTGATGCCTCAATGGCGATACAGGATTTCATCCGGGGTAAGACCGTAAAGGATTACCTGACGGACCGTCTTTTACGGGGCGCCGTCGAACGTTATATCGAGATTATCGGTGAAGCGGCGCGTCACATTTCAGATGAATTGAAAGAGATACATTCCGAAATTCCCTGGCGGTCCATCATCGGCCAACGAAATATCCTTATTCATGAATACGGCGAAGTCAGGCATGAAATGGTCTGGAACGTTGCAAAATATAACATTCCCGATCTTATTACCGCAATCAGGGCTATAATGCCTGCCGAAACGGAAGGCGGGTAA